A part of Miscanthus floridulus cultivar M001 chromosome 6, ASM1932011v1, whole genome shotgun sequence genomic DNA contains:
- the LOC136459545 gene encoding SUN domain-containing protein 4-like translates to MQRSRRALLRRTAAAQEQSAVAEAAANGRKRRLYGFSASLVVASWVAMLLLHSLVGHGDGQRDGGGSAVDLTVVEPTLNVGSVYPAVQEEHEENLAVPGDTCVNSVENAVLSEDTLVQADQLCSSDEVRSENTEALTKDSQVELSGDQGGYLPQSDVDSGVQPGEKVESEDSPRPPRLSRVAPPDLDEFKTRAIAERGPGVSSQPGHVIHRREPSGKLYNYAAASKGAKVLDFNKEVKGASNILDKDKDKYLRNPCSVEGKFVIIELSEETLVDTIAIANFEHYSSNPKEFEVQSSLTYPTENWETLGRFTATNAKLAQNFTFLEPKWARYLKLNLVSHYGSEFYCTLSMLEVYGMDAVEKMLENLIPVENKKTEPDDKTKEHIEQIPLKEPAGGKESSQEPLDEDEFELEDDKPNSDSSKNGANDPVSETRTLQAGRIPGDTVLKVLMQKVQSLDVSFSVLERYLVELNSRYGQIFKDFDADIDSKDVLLEKIKSELKNLESSKDSIANEIEGILSWKLVASSQLNQLVLDNALLRSEFETFRQKQTDMENRSLAVIFLSFVFACLALAKLSIGIMSKFCRFCDFEKFHDVRSGWVVLLLSSCIVSTILIIQ, encoded by the exons ATGCAGAGGTCGCGGAGGGCCCTTCTgcggaggacggcggcggcgcaggaGCAGAGCGCGGTGGCGGAGGCTGCCGCTAACGGGAGGAAGAGGCGGCTGTATGGCTTCTCCGCCTCCCTCGTCGTCGCCTCGTGGGTCGCCATGCTCCTCCTCCACTCCCTCGTCGGACACGGCGACGGTCAACGAG ATGGAGGAGGCTCTGCTGTCGATCTTACTGTTGTCGAGCCTACCTTGAATGTTGGTTCTGTTTATCCGGCTGTACAGGAAGAGCATGAAGAGAATTTGGCAGTGCCAGGTGATACCTGTGTTAATTCTGTCGAAAATGCTGTGCTTTCAGAGGACACACTGGTGCAAGCAGATCAGTTGTGCTCCAGTGATGAGGTGCGGAGTGAGAACACAGAAGCTCTAACCAAAGACAGTCAGGTTGAGCTTTCAGGAGATCAGGGTGGGTATCTTCCTCAGTCGGATGTTGATTCTGGAGTTCAACCAGGGGAGAAGGTGGAGAGTGAAGATTCGCCGAGACCACCAAGACTATCACGGGTTGCTCCTCCTGATCTTGATGAATTCAAGACAAGAGCAATTGCTGAAAGGGGACCTGGTGTTTCTAGTCAACCTGGTCATGTCATCCACCGAAGGGAGCCTAGTGGGAAGTTGTATAATTATGCTGCAGCATCTAAAGGGGCTAAGGTCCTGGATTTCAATAAGGAGGTTAAGGGTGCTTCCAATATCTTAGATAAAGACAAAGATAAGTACCTCCGCAATCCTTGCTCAGTAGAGGGGAAGTTTGTCATCATAGAGCTTTCTGAAGAAACCTTAGTAGATACAATCGCAATTGCAAATTTTGAGCATTATTCTTCCAATCCGAAAGAATTTGAAGTGCAGAGCAGTCTGACATATCCCACAGAAAATTGGGAAACTCTTGGAAGATTCACTGCCACAAATGCTAAACTTGCTCAGAATTTCACTTTTCTTGAGCCAAAGTGGGCTAGATATTTGAAACTGAACTTGGTCAGCCATTATGGTTCTGAGTTCTACTGTACGCTCAGTATGCTTGAAGTGTATGGAATGGATGCTGTAGAAAAGATGCTTGAAAACTTGATTCCAGTTGAGAATAAGAAAACAGAACCTGATGACAAGACAAAGGAACACATTGAGCAAATTCCTTTGAAGGAGCCTGCTGGAGGAAAAGAATCCTCACAGGAACCCCTTGATGAAGATGAATTTGAACTAGAAGATGATAAACCAAACAGTGATTCATCGAAGAATGGCGCCAATGATCCAGTTTCAGAGACAAGGACACTTCAGGCTGGCAGGATTCCTGGAGATACAGTTCTTAAGGTGCTAATGCAGAAAGTTCAATCTCTTGATGTGAGCTTCTCTGTCTTGGAGAGGTACCTAGTGGAGTTGAACAGCAGATATGGGCAAATATTTAAGGATTTTGATGCTGATATTGATAGCAAAGATGTCTTGTTAGAGAAGATCAAATCAGAGCTGAAGAATCTTGAGAGCAGCAAAGATAGCATT GCGAATGAAATTGAAGGTATCCTCTCATGGAAGTTAGTTGCTTCCTCGCAACTAAACCAGCTGGTCCTGGATAATGCTCTACTCAG ATCGGAATTTGAAACATTTCGACAAAAACAGACTGACATGGAAAACAGGAGTCTTGCTGTTATATTTCTCAGTTTTGTTTTCGCTTGCTTAGCTCTTGCTAAGCTGTCTATAGGCATTATGTCCAAATTTTGTAGATTCTGTGACTTTGAAAAGTTCCATGATGTAAGATCCGGGTGGGTTGTGTTGCTGCTTAGCAGTTGCATCGTATCCACCATTTTGATAATACAGTAA